The Antennarius striatus isolate MH-2024 chromosome 23, ASM4005453v1, whole genome shotgun sequence genome has a segment encoding these proteins:
- the spata6l gene encoding spermatogenesis associated 6-like protein, protein MSFEKTFRHAVDPGDMALMLECETVRMELVQLVPPVGDTLASFEEDARRFLFPEPRLRPSFSGVDREVLMTRAPHFPGIAPRLEFSTKTTIFECSADAETNTNMLTRPLINWNRKQSSRVRSSSPLRPQSIQRRQGAGQSKEGHTQSHAGIPRTQSLSPLTTETTKAEGESQEDSESSETLDPPDCHRGPEPFRLWKPYNEWSQHSRSVSVSHREWEEVQKRVRGLLMTPKAVQRLVNGATHSEIEQVLARRSISPGPP, encoded by the exons ATGAGCTTTGAGAAG ACCTTCAGACATGCAGTCGATCCCGGGGACATGGCTCTGATGCTGGAGT GTGAGACGGTCCGGATGGAGCTGGTGCAGCTGGTTCCTCCAG tgggggacactctggcCAGCTTTGAAGAAGACGCTCGACGGTTCTTATTTCCTGAGCCCAGACTGCGTCCCTCCTTCTCTGGAGTGGATCGAGAGGTTCTGATGACCCGAGCACCTCACTTTCCA GGTATTGCTCCCAGGTTGGAGTTTTCCACAAAGACAACCATCTTTGAGTGCTCAGCTGATGCAGAGACCAACACCAACATGCTAACG AGGCCTCTGATAAactggaacaggaaacagtCCAGTCGAGTCAGGTCCTCGTCCCCTCTGAGACCCCAAAGCATCCAAAGAAGACAAGGTGCCGGGCAATCCAAGGAAGGACACACCCAATCACATGCAGGCATTCCCAGAACCCAGTCACTGTCCCCTCTGACAACTGAAACCACAaaa GCTGAGGGAGAATCACAGGAAGACTCTGAGTCTTCTGAAACGCTTGACCCCCCGGATTGCCACCGAGGTCCTGAACCTTTCAGACTGTGGAAGCCCTACAATGAATGGTCCCAACACAGCAG gtctgtgtctgtttcccACAGGGAATGGGAAGAGGTTCAGAAGCGTGTTCGTGGACTCCTCATGACACCAAAAGCTGTGCAAAGACTTGTCAAT GGGGCCACACACTCTGAGATAGAGCAGGTTTTAGCCAGGAGGTCCATCTCTCCAGGTCCACCATGA
- the ap1s1 gene encoding AP-1 complex subunit sigma-1A — MMRFMLLFSRQGKLRLQKWYTATAERDKKKMVRELMQIVLARKPKMCSFLEWRDLKIVYKRYASLYFCCAIEEQDNELITLEVIHRFVELLDKYFGSVCELDIIFNFEKAYFILDEFLMGGEIQDTSKKSVLKAIEQADLLQEEDESPRSVLEEMGLA; from the exons ATG ATGCGCTTCATGCTGCTGTTCAGCCGACAGGGAAAGCTGCGCTTACAGAAATGGTACACGGCCACGGCTGAGCGGGACAAGAAGAAGATGGTGAGGGAGTTGATGCAGATCGTGTTGGCACGGAAACCAAAGATgtgcagcttcctggagtggaGGGACCTGAAGATTGTCTACAAAAG gtacGCCAGCCTGTACTTCTGCTGTGCGATCGAGGAACAGGACAACGAGCTGATCACCCTTGAAGTGATCCATCGCTTCGTAGAGCTGCTGGATAAATACTTCGGCAGT GTGTGTGAGCTGGACATCATCTTTAACTTTGAGAAGGCCTACTTCATCCTGGACGAGTTCCTGATGGGGGGAGAGATCCAGGACACGTCTAAGAAGAGCGTCCTGAAGGCCATCGAGCAGGCAGATCTCCTCCAGGAG GAGGACGAGTCGCCCAGGAGCGTGCTGGAGGAGATGGGTCTGGCGTAG
- the serpine1 gene encoding plasminogen activator inhibitor 1: protein MLCVYIFLLLALSRVGLTSFQDKQTDFGLKVFLKMSQSSGEQNLVLSPYGVASIVSMAQLGAAGNTRKALTSALGFSLQERGMSRQQRLLQRDLSSEEGVDMASGIMVERKMSLEKGYRRALAKAFQAHPHQVDFTRPDQAVRIINSWVSDHTAGTIPEFLAAGSLSDETRLVLLDALHFQGLWKVPFDPRLTQERMFHCANGSSVPVHMMRLTNRFRYGEFVTAEGVDYDVIEVPYEGDSLSMFLVSPVEPEVPLSVLSEDLSSQRIHQWRGTLRNARRQLAVPRFTLSSEVNLKPALISMGLGDMFNLATADFTRITTDERLCVSKVVQRVTLQVDEQGTKGSAATAAVMFSRMAVEEITLDRPFLFLIQHKNTGAVLFMGQFNQPQQH from the exons ATGCTTTGCGTGTATATTTTCCTGCTGCTGGCGCTCAGCAGAGTGGGGCTGACCTCCttccaggacaaacagactgattTTGGCCTGAAGGTGTTTTTGAAGATGTCCCAGAGCTCCGGGGAGCAGAACCTGGTCCTGTCCCCTTACGGCGTGGCCTCCATCGTGTCCATGGCTCAGCTCGGCGCCGCCGGAAACACCCGGAAAGCTTTGACCTCTGCTCTGGGCTTTTCTCTGCAAG AGCGGGGCATGTCCCGGCAGCAGCGCCTCCTGCAACGCGACCTGTCCAGCGAGGAGGGCGTGGACATGGCCAGCGGCATCAtggtggagaggaagatgagccTGGAGAAAGGATACCGCCGCGCCCTGGCCAAGGCCTTCCAGGCCCACCCCCACCAGGTGGACTTCACCAGACCAGACCAGGCAGTCAGGATCATCAACTCCTGGGTGTCGGACCACACAGCAG GCACCATTCCTGAGTTCCTGGCCGCCGGATCTCTGTCTGATGAGACCCGTCTGGTCCTTCTGGACGCGCTTCACTTCCAGGGTCTGTGGAAGGTCCCCTTTGACCCCAGACTGACGCAGGAGAGGATGTTCCACTGCGCCAACGGAAGCAGCGTACCTGTGCACATGATGAGGCTCACCAACCGCTTCAGATACG GTGAATTTGTGACTGCTGAGGGTGTCGACTATGACGTCATCGAGGTCCCCTATGAGGGAGACTCTCTGAGCATGTTCCTGGTGTCGCCCGTGGAGCCTGAGGTTCCACTGAGTGTCCTGAGCGAAGATCTGAGCAGCCAGAGGATTCACCAGTGGAGAGGAACCCTGAGGAACGCCAGGAGGCAGCTGGCGGTACCCAG GTTTACTCTGAGCTCAGAGGTGAACCTGAAGCCTGCTCTGATCAGCATGGGCCTGGGAGACATGTTCAACCTGGCCACCGCAGACTTCACACGCATCACCA CTGACGAAAGGCTGTGTGTGTCCAAGGTTGTTCAGAGGGTCACCCTTCAGGTGGATGAACAAGGAACCAAAGGATCTGCAGCAACAG CTGCTGTGATGTTCTCTCGTATGGCTGTGGAGGAGATCACCCTGGACCgacccttcctcttcctcatccaacacaaaaacacag GTGCGGTGCTGTTCATGGGTCAGTTCAACCAGCCCCAGCAACATTAA
- the snapc2 gene encoding snRNA-activating protein complex subunit 2: MKPPPRKRTKRDSNLEPESVPGSVAGEWRRPELVQLLGALKRFSRTVGPTGDLDYPALKRSVPTRSTAEVQALVETLRDKVISRASFELKRRRAKENKVRKPMELWGQMASVVAGTLVEPMSSAFSQMLTVCSIEPRSLKNSDPPQVQTLPADPHRPAGRTITFRPMPRSLAQGEPPENRAVPQGVQTTAASSPEGGHPQVPPPQHQLCVGASASQPSAAPIPQPAATSQMAPPSSSSSSSSSCPATSTPPLSSPPATVQSQFGRTSKYSTKDSPRTLGVKCVVDFEKIYRYLSAIHKQNEECCLTPMESAIVLDLLMSLPEELPLLNCNKLQSHLLKVYQCLSLSANSRVTREMFKDLLDGAQSKPSGSSNTSSQSEASTEPCLPLNPFLIPLKLLVRR; this comes from the exons ATGAAGCCTCCCCCCCGGAAGAGAACCAAACGGGACTCGAACCTCGAACCCGAGTCGGTGCCGGGTTCGGTTGCCGGTGAGTGGCGGAGGCCGGAGCTGGTGCAGCTGCTGGGGGCACTGAAGAGGTTCAGCCGGACCGTGGGGCCCACCGGAGACCTGGACTACCCGGCCCTGAAGAGGTCCGTCCCGACCCGGTCCACCGCGGAG GTCCAGGCTCTGGTGGAAACTCTGAGGGATAAAGTGATCTCCCGTGCAAGCTTCGAGCTGAAGAGGAGGCGGGCGAAGGAGAACAAAGTGAGGAAGCCGATGGAGTTGTGGGGGCAGATGGCCTCAGTGGTGGCTGGAACCCTGGTGGAACCCATGTCCAGCGCGTTCTCTCAG atgcTGACTGTCTGCTCCATAGAGCCTCGGAGCCTGAAGAACAGTGACCCTCCCCAGGTCCAAACGCTGCCTGCAGACCCACACCGGCCTGCCGGGCGCACCATCACCTTCAGACCGATGCCTCGTTCACTGGCCCAAG GTGAGCCACCCGAGAACAGAGCTGTCCCCCAGGGGGTCCAGACTACAGCAGCTTCCAGTCCAGAGGGTGGACACCCCCAGGTTCCTCCACCCCAGCATCAGCTTTGTGTTGGCGCCTCTGCCTCTCAGCCTTCTGCTGCCCCCATCCCTCAGCCTGCTGCCACTAGTCAAATggcaccaccatcatcatcatcctcttcttcctcctcctgcccagctacttccacccccccactctCTTCACCCCCTGCAACGGTTCAGTCCCAGTTTGGACGCACAAGCAAATACTCCACAAAAGACAGTCCCAGGACTTTGGGTGTGAAGTGTGTAGTGGACTTTGAGAAGATTTATCGCTACCTGAGCGCCATTCACAAGCAGAACGAGGAGTGCTGCCTCACCCCAATGG AGAGTGCTATAGTCCTAGATCTGCTGATGTCTTTACCGGAGGAGCTGCCACTACTCAACTGCAACAAGCTCCAAAGTCATCTACTCAAG GTGTACCAGTGTCTGTCACTCTCCGCAAACTCCAGGGTTACCAGAGAGATGTTTAAAGACCTCTTGGATGGAGCCCAGAGCAAACCGTCAGGGAGCAGTAACacatccagccaatcagaagcctcAACAGAACCTTGTCTCCCCCTCAACCCCTTTCTGATACCACTGAAGCTGTTGGTGCGCCGGTAG
- the vgf gene encoding neurosecretory protein VGF, with translation MIGYHDASSALTLLVLLMGASALPLSSPNQINTTANISSPQRNSLPELLESEDRRSEDEERRSLQRGGTEEEEELFKDVDPKTLAAVLLEALNQSRGEGQREGEEHDGTEGYVKAEEREVGDEERVVEESDRGRDGRRELELMMASQRRDQEEEERQTAEEEEEKMTEKVTSRTVSQTVQVQTHQQNSGPTEEGENEQGASPQQGPNGPEEEEEQLNPEELKNLETMMKEFPCLSTPTKREGKPNERESRGYSSFNDVVPAHKDLALSKKKLKWQEETQKALSFPTFKENFMDVFEEGNDADGNAAQSQSPVDEDMEEDDEPGEEEEEEEEEVLSPEEEEARAKVEQEEMRRQAAEAQRARMKEEKLADIASDMLLRYMVRQNKGNRKYSSTISNTVEDKRSDEEQVTEEEDIDPQTIDKLIEISSKLHLPADDVVDIISDVEKKKKKDVPPEVASRWQRPPGPLSSAFSSSRVSANRNSLPVSRQPSFSPLQRIQEASPAVSQVLWNSLARPPPWSKPQQRVSTNQELWVKPPQSGYLFYRYPPYYQRKPYLDHQPIYFPSPPRPKPRYYIPKPAHTLDSWLGYPVGDPYAFPPRRRYHSWVAPWLNKSPVGLQQKPYYRPYPLPLYTRTFQPMKPRSPPQIPAVPPQQMQVYFSPPAPQATRNEGYFRAAKQPDGNRDNLEKYIQQMLMKRPQI, from the coding sequence ATGATTGGGTACCATGATGCCTCAAGTGCCCTTACCCTCCTGGTCCTCCTCATGGGGGCATCTGCCCTCCCTCTGTCCTCCCCCAACCAGATCAACACCACTGCAAACATCAGCAGCCCACAGAGGAATAGTCTTCCTGAGCTGCTGGAGTCAGAGGACCGACggagtgaggatgaggagagacGATCGTtacagagaggaggaacggaggaagaagaagaactttTTAAAGATGTGGATCCCAAAACCTTAGCAGCGGTTTTACTGGAGGCGCTGAATCAGTCCAGAGGAGagggacagagggagggagaggagcatGATGGGACGGAGGGATACGTAAAGGCAGAAGAGAGGGAAGTTGGAGATGAAGAGAGAGTGGTGGAGGAATCGGACCGAGGCAGAGATGGACGACGTGAACTAGAGCTGATGATGGCTTCACAGAGGAGAgaccaggaggaagaagagaggcagacagctgaggaagaagaggagaagatgaCAGAAAAAGTGACCAGTCGTACCGTGAGCCAGACAGTCCAGGTCCAAACGCATCAGCAGAACTCtggtccgactgaagaaggggAGAACGAGCAGGGAGCGTCCCCCCAGCAGGGACCCAACggcccagaggaggaggaggagcagctcaacccagaggagctgaagaaCCTGGAGACCATGATGAAGGAGTTCCCTTGTTTGAGCACGCCCACTAAGAGGGAGGGCAAACCCAACGAACGAGAGAGCCGAGGCTACAGCAGCTTCAACGACGTCGTACCGGCCCACAAAGACCTGGCGCTGTCCAAGAAGAAGCTGAAGTGGCAGGAGGAGACGCAGAAGGCCCTGAGCTTCCCCACCTTCAAGGAGAACTTCATGGACGTGTTTGAGGAAGGAAACGACGCCGACGGTAATGCAGCACAGTCGCAGAGTCCAGTAGACGAGGAcatggaggaagatgatgagccaggagaggaggaggaggaggaggaagaggaggtgttgagtccagaagaggaggaggctcgTGCCAAAGTAGagcaggaggagatgaggaggcagGCGGCTGAGGCGCAGAGAGccaggatgaaggaggagaagctggcTGACATCGCCTCGGACATGCTGCTACGCTACATGGTCAGACAGAACAAAGGGAACAGGAAGTACAGCTCCACCATCTCCAACACCGTGGAGGACAAGAGGTCTGATGAAGAGCAGGTCACGGAGGAGGAAGACATCGACCCGCAGACCATCGACAAGCTGATCGAGATCTCCAGCAAGCTCCACCTCCCCGCTGACGACGTGGTGGACATCATCAGCGatgtggagaagaagaagaagaaggacgtGCCTCCTGAGGTCGCGTCCCGTTGGCAGAGACCTCCAGGTCCTCTGTCCTCTGCCTTCTCTTCATCACGTGTGTCGGCCAATCGGAACAGCCTCCCCGTCTCCAGGCAACCCTCTTTCAGCCCCCTCCAGCGGATCCAGGAGGCTTCGCCAGCAGTATCCCAGGTTCTGTGGAACAGTCTTGCCAGGCCTCCGCCGTGGTCCAAACCTCAGCAGCGTGTctcgaccaatcaggagctgtGGGTCAAACCACCCCAGTCTGGCTACCTGTTCTACCGCTACCCCCCGTACTACCAGAGGAAGCCCTACCTGGACCACCAGCCCATCTACTTCCCTTCACCCCCCAGACCCAAACCTCGTTACTACATCCCCAAACCTGCTCACACCCTCGACAGCTGGTTGGGGTATCCTGTGGGCGACCCGTACGCCTTCCCCCCCAGGCGCCGTTATCATAGCTGGGTGGCGCCGTGGCTCAACAAATCCCCCGTAGGCCTGCAGCAGAAGCCTTACTACCGCCCCTACCCTCTCCCACTGTATACCCGGACATTTCAACCGATGAAACCACGTTCTCCCCCACAGATACCCGCCGTCCCTCCCCAGCAGATGCAGGTTTACTTCTCACCCCCGGCGCCTCAAGCCACGAGAAACGAAGGTTATTTTAGGGCTGCTAAGCAGCCAGATGGTAACCgtgacaatctggagaaatacATTCAACAGATGCTCATGAAGAGACCTCAGATTTAA
- the trmt10a gene encoding tRNA methyltransferase 10 homolog A has protein sequence MANDSGSSGTPVRREELGEAGGSSGTPARREQLGEAGGSGAGAEDHSLSKRQKKKLLKQRKWEEERELRKQRRKDRKHQRRLQRQTDDQEDRGDVLLKRPRRDVTPSSLRLLVDCSFDSLMAMKDVWKLHKQIQRCYAENRRAACPVQLSLTSLGGQLKQSMDVKDQGWVNWKDISITAQHYSEVAPREELVYLTSESPNVLEELDQTKAYVIGGLVDHNHHKGITFEKAKELGIAHAQLPLSSFVKMNSRKVLAVNHVFEIILSYLEKGSWQEAFFTVLPQRKGAVAVPQNGAAPQEEEEDTSEKTEEIK, from the exons ATGGCTAACGACAGCGGGAGCAGCGGGACTCCCGTCCGGCGGGAGGAGCTCGGTGAAGCCGGCGGGAGCAGCGGGACTCCCGCCCGGCGGGAGCAGCTCGGTGAAGCCGGCGGGAGCGGCGCCGGAGCGGAGGACCACAGCCTGTCCaagaggcagaagaagaagCTCCTCAAGCAGcggaagtgggaggaagagagggagctGCGGAA gcagaggaggaaggacaGGAAGCATCAGCGCCGCCTCCAGAGACAGACGGACGATCAGGAGGACAGAGGAGACGTCCTCCTCAAACGTCCTCGTAGGGACGTGACGCCCAGCTCCCTCCGGCTGCTGGTGGACTGCAGCTTCGACAGCCTGATGGCGATGAAG GACGTCTGGAAGCTTCACAAGCAGATCCAGCGCTGCTACGCCGAGAACCGACGGGCCGCGTGTCCGGTGCAG CTCAGTCTGACCAGCCTGGGGGGACAGCTGAAGCAGAGCATGGATGTGAAGGACCAGGGATGGGTCAACTGGAAg gacatcagcatcacagcgCAGCACTACAGTGAGGTGGCCCCTAGAGAGGAGCTGGTCTATCTCACCTCAGAGTCTCCCAATgttctggaggagctggaccaAACGAAGGCCTACGTGATCGGAGGTCTGGTGGACCACAACCATCACAAG GGCATCACCTTTGAGAAGGCCAAGGAGCTGGGCATCGCTCACGCACAGCTTCCCCTGAGCAGCTTCGTGAAGATGAACAGTCGCAAAGTTCTGGCTGTTAACCACG TGTTTGAGATCATCCTGTCCTACCTGGAGAAGGGCAGCTGGCAGGAGGCCTTCTTCACGGTTCTCCCCCAGAGGAAAGGAGCGGTGGCCGTCCCCCAGAATGGAGCTGCCccccaggaggaagaggaggacacatcagagaagactgaggagataaaataa